The following coding sequences are from one Prionailurus viverrinus isolate Anna chromosome D2, UM_Priviv_1.0, whole genome shotgun sequence window:
- the CD2H10orf120 gene encoding uncharacterized protein C10orf120 homolog: MIREWENGFQKTGKQRPQERKAAEGRWRMSGAPVRMSNTSDSFWDKAPLCCQRGLSSTSSLGIWTKSYKSDPRIALGKYSPLEKEILRLGGVHTTAARRFLTRKQEEEWQMLKELQSLSPDYKRALELGTQHPRPCAACRPLEKLWTAKVIVPPEEFRMPQREKLTVVRHVERMQLARALRDKQRLLYIERLRGSSFLSGGGLGPTAKDKTREDEDSEVVAFYDSAKQEERGEAENKATSRREIKMNVIFKSEEPKQCVTCHPNDQKPFFPTKKAERSITGLTNRNLFRLAEFPGDLMLMSQDFISRGVHPADMTKASLLGEDSVWKGYVHKAL; this comes from the exons ATGATCAGGGAATGGGAGAATGGCTTCCAGAAGACTGGGAAACAGAGGCCCCAAGAAAGGAAGGCTGCAGAGGGCAGGTGGAGGATGAGTGGGGCGCCAGTCAGAATGTCTAACACAAGCGATTCCTTTTGGGATAAAGCCCCCCTGTGCTGTCAGCGGGGTCTGAGTTCTACTTCATCGTTGGG GATATGGACCAAATCCTACAAATCAGATCCACGCATCGCCCTCGGAAAATACTCCCCCTTGGAAAAAGAGATCCTA CGGCTGGGTGGCGTCCACACCACGGCGGCAAGGAGATTTCTGACCCGCAAGCAAGAGGAGGAGTGGCAAATGCTCAAGGAGCTCCAGTCGCTGTCTCCGGACTACAAACGGGCGCTGGAGCTCGGAACACAGCATCCCCGTCCCTGTGCCGCCTGCAGGCCCCTGGAAAAACTATGGACGGCCAAGGTGATCGTGCCCCCAGAGGAGTTCAGAATGCCCCAGCGCGAGAAGCTCACTGTCGTCAGGCACGTAGAACGGATGCAGCTTGCTCGAGCCCTACGGGATAAGCAGCGGTTGCTCTACATCGAGAGGCTCAGGGGCTCTTCGTTTCTGTCGGGAGGGGGCCTGGGCCCAACGGCAAAAGACAAGACCAGGGAAGACGAGGACAGCGAGGTCGTGGCTTTCTACGACTCTGCCAAGCAAGAGGAGAGAGGCGAGGCAGAGAACAAAGCCACCAGCAGacgagaaataaaaatgaacgtCATCTTCAAGTCAGAAGAACCGAAACAATGTGTCACATGCCATCCAAATGATCAGAAACCGTTCTTCCCCACCAAGAAAGCGGAACGGTCCATCACTGGCCTAACCAACCGAAATCTTTTCCGCTTAGCTGAGTTCCCTGGTGACCTAATGCTGATGAGTCAGGATTTTATTTCCCGGGGGGTCCACCCCGCTGATATGACAAAGGCCAGCCTCCTGGGGGAAGACAGCGTCTGGAAAGGGTACGTGCACAAAGCTCTTTAG